AAGTTGCCAGGGGCGCGGGTAAGCTGAGGTGTCGTTCTGGTGCTCCCCCGTCCAGACCAGATAAAGCGGTGCCGGATCCTCCTGTTCCGGGCCAATCGGCTCCCAATTCGGCGAGTACTCCACGTCCTGAAAGGCCAGATAGGCACCGGGCTCGGTGAGGCGCTCTCCCGGAATCGGAGCGGCGTAACCATCGATGGACTCCAGCACAAAGTCCTGACGGGCCAGCTCCGCACTGCTCATGCCGTAGGCCTCCTCCAGAAGAGGCAGCAGTTCGACGGCACGAAAGGTCTTCGTATGCTCGTAATACGGGTCCTCAACCGTGATCTGCTCGGTAGGCCCCTGCGGAACCCCCTTTCGCGTAACCTCCTGCGAGCCCCGGGCAAAGATCAACGTGGCTCCGTCGCCGTCTCTGGCACCGTCGGGTGCCTCACACCCCGCGCTGAACCACGCCAACGCTACCGCCATCATCACCTGTATGCGCATCCATCGAAGCATCAGCGATCCTCCAGAGGTGGAGCGCTCAACAACACCACCGGCAAAAAGAGCGCGTAATACATCAAGTTAGGGATCATCCTGAGCAGATGTCCCACATCCAGACCGGCCAGAATCACCACATCGGCCCCGGCCCAAAGCGCGTACTGCACCATCACGAAGATCGCGACACGACTCAGCCAGCGCCGCACCGGATCGCCCGGCGGCATCGCCCCGAGTACCCGCACCCGCCAGACCAGCGCGACCACCCCCAACGCGACAAGCTCATAGGTCAGATAGAGCCGCCGCGCCGATGCATTGAAAAGATCACTGGAGACGCTGATAAGCCCCACCACCACCGAGGCTATCAACGTCCAACCCAGCGCCCGCCACCACACCCCGGCCCCTCCCGACCAGCTCTCAGATCGAGCCCGTCGGTAGCGCTCCAGAAGCAAAAAAACCCGGTAGTCCCCCGCCAGCACAAAGAACCAGGAGAGCCCCACATAGGACGGATGCGCCTGCCCGCCGAGCTGGCTCCAGCCGCCGGTGATCATCGCATCAGCCGCGCTCACCACCACCGCCCCGATGATAAAGGCGTAAAAAAACGGCAATCGCCTCAGCATCACCCCCAGCACCAGGGCTGCCGACAGCCAGGCCGCCCCGGGATGATGCAGCGAATGAAGGTACACACGCTCCCAGATCGACACGTCGACACGCCTCCGTATCACCCACCCATGACGCCAAACCATCCATCACCCCGCCAAGCGTAACCACCCTCCACGCCGCGGAAAGCTCGCCGCCTTCGTTGCCCCCGACGAGCCTGCTGATGATTTGGTGGCCTCTGCCAGGCGATTACATTTCCTCAATGTTCGAGCGCACTTAGCCCGAACCCGGAAGCAACCCAACGCAGCCGGGCCCGCAGGAATGGATCGCCACGCGCTATTGGCCCAGGTCCGCTGTGTCCTATCGCGACGTATGACGTCAGGAGTGCAGCCATGAACGCAATCCGGCAACGTAAGCTGTTGAAGAGTGCGGCCCTTCTGGCCGCCGCGCTGGGTATGACCCTTAGCACGACCGTCCAGGCCCAGACGCCCCCCTCCACCGACGACCAGCCGACCCACTACGCGCAGTATCCCCCGGCTGGCGAGCAGCCCTCGGAGTCGACCGAACCGGTCCCGCCGGACAATCAGCCCGAGCAGCCATCGCAAGGGCAGGCATCGGGCGACGCGATGCTCAATAGCGATGTGCAGGCCTTTAAAGACTTTGTCGATAATGAGGCGCCTCAAAGCAGTGAGGAGGCTCAGGTTCAAGAGGACCAGGCCAAAGCCATCTCCACCTACGTTGAAGACGGCACCAAACTCTTGAGTGACGCCATCGCCACGCTGATCCCCGAGGAAAACAAGGTCCTCAAAGAGCGCCATAAAGCCTGGAATGGACGCATCGATATGCTCGGCGACCACAATGAGGAGAACTACTCCCAGCAGGCCCGCGACGTGCTCATCGAAGGCGCTCAGCTGCTCACCGCGCTGCAGGTCGACGCCTACCCCGGTCAGTCCCAGGGCGTCAGCCAGCTGATGGAAAGCGCCGAAAACATCGACGCCGAGGCCGAGATCACCGAGCAGCAAAAAGCCTTTGAGAACTACCTCACCCAGGCCTCCGCCCTGGTCGAGGAGATGGACCGCGCCCGCGAGACCCAGACCAGCGCGCTGACCCCCTCGCTGGTGCCGGCCTCCTACCCCATGCTCGCCCAGAATGACGGCGCGCAGGATGAAGGCATGCCTGCCGAGGAAAGCGAAGACGGCATGTTCGACTGGGTGCCCGGCGTCGGCGAAGATGAGCCGAAGAAGTCCGCCGACAAGTTCTCCAACTTCATTCAGCGCACCGAGAATGAGGGCATCTCCAATCACGGGGAGTTCGTGCGCGAGGGCATCAAAGCCATGGATGACGCGATCTCCCAGGTTGTGCCCGACGACAACCAGGTGCTCAACGACGAGCTCAGCCGCCTCAAGGATAAGAGCGGCGAACTCGATGACACCGCTGCGGATGACTACGTGGAGAAGGTGCGCACGGCCTTCTATGATCGCGCCATGCTCATGACCGCCATCCAGCAGGCCGAGTTTCCCGACCACGGTGCCCAGGTCCAGTCGCTGCGCATGGCTGCCGAGTCCATCGACATCAACCAGGGCCTCGCCGAGCAGGACCGGGCGCTGATGAACTACTTCAACACCGCCTCCGAGACGCTCTCGTCGATGGCCGACATCGAACAGGACGCCACCGCCTCCGCCGAAGGCATGGAGGGCGCGCCCCCCGTCAATGACACCATCGAAGAGCCCATGTTTGAAGATGAGATGGCCTACGACGAAGAGCTCGGTCAGGCCGAAGAAGACCTCATCATGGAGGAGGAGCAGGCCATCGACGATGACATGGCCTTCGACGAGGAGCTTGGCCTGAGCGACGAAGAGCTCACCATGGAGGAGGAGCAGGCCATCGAAGATGAGATGGCCATGGGTCCGGACTCCTCCGTCGAAAGCGAAACCCCGATGGGCGCCGAAGGCGAGATGCCCCGCGAAGGCATGCCCGAAGAGAACATCGGCGGCGGCCCGGCCCTCACTCCCGAGGTTCAGGCCTACGTCGACTTCGTGGCCATGACCGGGGAGATCGACATGAGCATGAACCCCGAAGACGTCGCCGTTGAAGGCATGCGCCTGCTCGACGGCGCGCTCAGCAGCTTCATTGAGTCCGGTCAGCAAGACATCGAAGACAAACGCGTCGAGTTGACCAAGGCCATCGACAAACTCGAGGAAGACCGCGGCGATGAGGCCTTCACCAGCACCCTCAATGAGGGCATGGACAAGGGAGTGTCCCTCTTTGAGGCCATCCAGCAGAACACCTACCCCGAGTCGTTGGAGATCGTCAGCCAGATTGAAATGGCCTCCGATCGGTTCAACGAAGATATGCCGGTAGAAGAGCAGACCGATGCACTGCTGAGCTACTTTGAGTCCAGCCGCGACGCCGTCCAGACCATGGACATCCAGCGTCGGGGCGCGCAGGCCCAACTGATCGAGCGGGGGCTCTTCTTCTAAGCTCCGCTCGAGCTGAAGTGCTAGACCGTGTCGCCTCGGAGTCGCCGCGCAAGCTGCGTGTAGCGCTCTGAGGCGCGGTCGTTCTTGAGCGCCAGCCGCACCGCTTCCTCACTGCCCACCACCACCACCAGCTCCCGAGCCCGGGTCACCGCGGTGTAGAGCAGGTTGCGCTGCAACATCATATAATGCTGCGTGGACATCGGCAGCACCACCGCACGGTACTCCGAGCCCTGGCTCTTGTGCACCGTGATCGCATAGGCCAGCACCAACTCATCGAGGTTGGCCCGGTCGTAGGTAACCTCGCGCTCCTCAAAGCGCACGCGCAGCTGATTATCTTCGGGATCGACGGCCACTACCTGGCCGACGTCTCCGTTAAAGACCTCGGCTTCATAGTTGTTGCGGGTCTGCATCACCCGATCGCCCAGACAGAAGCGGCGCTGACCGCGCACAAGTTGCGGGCCTCCCTGATAGAAGGCCTCCTGCAAAGCAGCGTTCAGCCGCGAGCAGCCGACATCACCACGGTGCATCGGTGCCAGAATCTGCACATCCTGCAAGGGATCGAGGCCGAAGGCCCGGGGCATACGCTCGCTTACAAGCTCCACGATGCGCTCGTGAGCCCGGGCAGGCTCCTCGGCGTTAATCGTATAAAAGTCGACCAGCTCCCCCGGCGAGCGCGCCGGCACCACGGGCATCTTCCCGGCGTTGATGCGGTGGGCGTTGATCACGATGGTGGAGGCCTCGGCCTGGCGGAAGATCTCCGTGAGGCGCGTGACGCCGGCCACGCCGCTCTCAATGACATCGCGCAAGACCTGGCCGGGGCCCACGCTGGGGAGCTGATCGATATCCCCCACGAGCACCAGGCTGGCGCTGGCGGGCAGCGCCCCGGCCAGCGCCGCAAGCAAGTAGGTATCGACCATCGAGGCCTCATCCACGATCAGAAGATCCGTCTCCAGCGGTCGCTCCTCATCGCGTTGAAACCCGCCGGCATGAAAGCTGTACTCCAGCATCCGGTGTACCGTGGTGGCCACCCGGCCGGTCGTCTCGCCAAGGCGACGCGCCGCGCGTCCGGTGGGCGCGGCCAGGGTGACCCTCCGGCCGAGCAGCTCGGCCAGCTCACAGATCGTCTGCACGATCGTGGTCTTACCGGTCCCCGGACCGCCGGTGATCACCGACACTTTATGTTCAAAGACCGAGCGCACAGCCTGACGCTGTAGCGCGGCGAGCGCCACGCCCAGGCCCGCCTCCACCCCGGCCAGTGCCTGATCATCGGGGCTCCCGACCAACCCGGGCGACTGGAGAAGGCGTCGAAGAAGGCGCGCCGCACGCTCCTCAAGGGCCAGCGCGCCGGCCGCATACACGCGCGCCTCCCCGGCACCGGTGGCCTCCACGCTGACGCGCTCCTCCTGACGCAACACCTCGAGCGCGTCCGCCAGAAGATGCTCACCCACCTCCAGCAGTGCGGCGGCGCGCTCGCGCAACATCGCCCAGGGCAGATACATATGCCCCTCACTCGACGCCTCACCCAGCGTGTGCAAGAGCCCGGCGCGCAGGCGCGCCAGGGCTGTGGGTTCGATCCCGGTCTTCATCGCGATGCGATCGGCGCTCTTAAAGCCGATCCCGAAGATCGCCTCGGCCAGCTCATAGGGGTTCTGCTGGATCACCTCGACCGCCTGCGCCCCAAAGGTGCGATAGATGCGCACCGCGTTGGCATTGGAGACGCCGTGCGAGCGCAGGAACACCATGATCTTGTGGATCAACCGCCCCTCCTCCCAGGAGGCCGTAATGCGCGCGGCGCGTTTTTTGCCGATGCCCTCAACCTCTTGAACCCGCTGCGGCGCGGCGTCGAGAATCTCCAGCGTCGCCTCGCCAAAATGCGCCACGATGCGCCGGGCCAACGTCGGGCCGATGCCCTCAATGAGATCGCTGGCCAGATAACGCTCCACCCCCTGACGCGTCGAGGGCAACACCGCCTCCAGGCGTTCAATGGCAAACTGACGCCCAAAACGCGGGTCGTCGCGCCAACGTCCCCACACCTCGACCGTCTCTCCGGGGCGCGTGGCCAGAATGTTGCCGACGATCGTCACCGGCATCACCCGCTCGGGCACGACCAGGTCGCAGACGGCAAACTCCCCGTCTTCGCTGGCGAAACGCACGCGCTTTAACTCGCCGCGCAGCCGCTCCAGCTCCTCCGAGTTGCCCCTCAAAACGCACCGCCACAGCAGCGATCATGCGATCGGCAGAAATGCGGGGTGAAAGAATTTTCCCCGGTGGCTGGAAGATCACTTGCTGGTACCATGTTTACTCACGTAACGGCGACGAGGTTCGCTGTCTGTCATTATTACGCCGTGAGCCATCCATGATGCTATCTCGTGCTGCATCGAGAGCACCGCAGGCTGCGTTGCAAAGCCTCGACGATGCTAAAGCATCGCCTGCGTCTGGCGCCTTGCCTGCTTTCGTCACGCTCGATCTCGCATCCATGGGCATCAGCTTCGGCTCACAGCGTAGTAAACGTTCGCGATGGTTCCGCAGTCCCCACACCTGAGTCAACCGCCTCGGTGTGGCGGCACATAAATTCTAAGGATTCTCATGAGTTCTGCATGGGCTCTAATCGAGGATCGCGGAGAGCTACTGTTTATTCGCCGCGCCTTCAAAGTGGGGCGAGGAGGCCAGTGGTGTCCTCCCGGGGGCACGATCTGGAGAAACGAATGGCCTGAGGTTGCCTGCGTCCGCGAGGCGTTTGAAGAGACCGGCCTTCGTGTCACCATTGAGCGCCCCATCGCCGTATTTGAGTCGGCGCATTATTTTGTCTGTCGGCTCAACGGCTCCCGCGATCAACTTAACCTTCGCGCCCGCGAGTGCATCGATTTTCGCTGGGTCTCCCCGACCGAGCTGTTGCGCATCGGCACCATTATGGACTTAAGGCGC
The sequence above is drawn from the Lujinxingia sediminis genome and encodes:
- a CDS encoding c-type cytochrome, with the translated sequence MLRWMRIQVMMAVALAWFSAGCEAPDGARDGDGATLIFARGSQEVTRKGVPQGPTEQITVEDPYYEHTKTFRAVELLPLLEEAYGMSSAELARQDFVLESIDGYAAPIPGERLTEPGAYLAFQDVEYSPNWEPIGPEQEDPAPLYLVWTGEHQNDTSAYPRPWQLRRIAIASPESSRELIAPLGLDEEHEAWDGYQLFQSLCVQCHAINRSGGRVGPELNLPMNVTEYREREQTLRFIQNAQAFRYSQMPPFEDLSQEQLASIWTYFEAMRDRKKEPQGEVNEGSGEATEAM
- the recD2 gene encoding SF1B family DNA helicase RecD2; translated protein: MRGNSEELERLRGELKRVRFASEDGEFAVCDLVVPERVMPVTIVGNILATRPGETVEVWGRWRDDPRFGRQFAIERLEAVLPSTRQGVERYLASDLIEGIGPTLARRIVAHFGEATLEILDAAPQRVQEVEGIGKKRAARITASWEEGRLIHKIMVFLRSHGVSNANAVRIYRTFGAQAVEVIQQNPYELAEAIFGIGFKSADRIAMKTGIEPTALARLRAGLLHTLGEASSEGHMYLPWAMLRERAAALLEVGEHLLADALEVLRQEERVSVEATGAGEARVYAAGALALEERAARLLRRLLQSPGLVGSPDDQALAGVEAGLGVALAALQRQAVRSVFEHKVSVITGGPGTGKTTIVQTICELAELLGRRVTLAAPTGRAARRLGETTGRVATTVHRMLEYSFHAGGFQRDEERPLETDLLIVDEASMVDTYLLAALAGALPASASLVLVGDIDQLPSVGPGQVLRDVIESGVAGVTRLTEIFRQAEASTIVINAHRINAGKMPVVPARSPGELVDFYTINAEEPARAHERIVELVSERMPRAFGLDPLQDVQILAPMHRGDVGCSRLNAALQEAFYQGGPQLVRGQRRFCLGDRVMQTRNNYEAEVFNGDVGQVVAVDPEDNQLRVRFEEREVTYDRANLDELVLAYAITVHKSQGSEYRAVVLPMSTQHYMMLQRNLLYTAVTRARELVVVVGSEEAVRLALKNDRASERYTQLARRLRGDTV
- a CDS encoding NUDIX hydrolase, which codes for MSSAWALIEDRGELLFIRRAFKVGRGGQWCPPGGTIWRNEWPEVACVREAFEETGLRVTIERPIAVFESAHYFVCRLNGSRDQLNLRARECIDFRWVSPTELLRIGTIMDLRRIIPILELGGFRVPDVPRGLVTAIPKKIY